A region of Myxococcus stipitatus DSM 14675 DNA encodes the following proteins:
- a CDS encoding DMP19 family protein — translation MSGVEPNDEVSKLIAERMMRVQDVRPPEGHSYYVIEAQTAASECAGLFWMPGTEGGVPVFQSRELATEALQFIPPPQVFGLDEAAVGWGVRPLPAEEFLSLFINPSLTFYVVVEVSDSGMEAQPLTDPRRVLPLASPPGASGLPRSSLESAPTQTPEGELANVETRLTRASVEGLSPGERLWKLMEPAFDHDAMRGTHGQQVLALPTFFIRDVDNGGLDQALYNFTPAAVDFVLKAFDEVGADEHAATVQSGMQALFGATPPATQKERRQILDTRPRAWLDKHIDPLSDRLMGEERLQDCFLRYVDAHPSEFFRD, via the coding sequence ATGTCTGGGGTAGAGCCGAACGACGAAGTCAGCAAGCTGATCGCAGAGCGGATGATGCGCGTGCAGGACGTCCGGCCTCCAGAAGGCCACTCGTACTACGTCATCGAGGCGCAGACCGCTGCCAGCGAGTGTGCAGGCCTGTTCTGGATGCCGGGGACCGAGGGTGGTGTCCCTGTTTTTCAGAGCCGGGAGTTGGCGACAGAAGCGTTGCAGTTCATCCCCCCTCCACAGGTATTTGGGCTCGATGAGGCGGCGGTGGGATGGGGCGTACGGCCTCTGCCTGCTGAAGAGTTCCTCTCCCTGTTCATCAACCCCAGCCTGACGTTCTACGTCGTCGTTGAGGTCAGCGACTCCGGCATGGAGGCCCAGCCGTTGACAGATCCGCGGAGGGTGCTGCCTCTCGCTTCGCCACCTGGTGCGAGTGGCCTTCCGCGGTCCAGTTTGGAGTCAGCTCCAACGCAGACGCCTGAAGGGGAGCTGGCGAATGTTGAGACGCGGCTCACCCGCGCGAGCGTCGAGGGGCTTTCTCCTGGTGAGCGTCTTTGGAAGCTCATGGAGCCTGCCTTCGACCATGACGCGATGAGGGGGACGCATGGCCAACAGGTGCTCGCCTTGCCGACGTTCTTCATCCGAGACGTGGACAACGGAGGGCTGGACCAAGCGCTCTACAACTTCACCCCGGCCGCCGTGGACTTCGTGCTGAAGGCCTTCGATGAGGTTGGCGCGGACGAGCATGCCGCGACGGTGCAGTCCGGCATGCAAGCTCTCTTCGGCGCTACCCCTCCAGCGACACAAAAGGAGCGTCGCCAGATACTCGATACGCGCCCGCGGGCTTGGCTGGACAAGCACATCGATCCGCTGAGCGACCGCCTCATGGGTGAGGAGCGGCTGCAGGACTGCTTCCTGCGCTACGTCGACGCTCACCCGTCCGAGTTCTTCCGCGACTGA
- the dcd gene encoding dCTP deaminase — protein sequence MPLSDKEIKSALEAGALKIEPIIDENIRPSSYDVTLGNELAYFVGNEPIDLSVDPSPRTERHDLTVSPYVIPPNGFVLGSVREWIEFGPYCGFISTRTTYARMGLLFSVSNYANPGYKGNLPLAIANLSGLPVTLTKGLRVAQVVFLRTGEVERPYSQLPDAKYLGERGVSLPKPHLDREIQQALSSLGLRGWRMREAQRLIDEKTDKIAETVVGQFTRSVE from the coding sequence ATGCCCCTTAGCGACAAAGAGATAAAGAGCGCGCTCGAGGCTGGGGCGCTCAAAATTGAGCCGATTATCGACGAGAACATTCGGCCATCGTCGTATGACGTAACCCTCGGGAATGAGTTGGCCTACTTTGTAGGAAACGAGCCGATTGATCTGTCGGTTGATCCGTCACCACGGACTGAGCGTCATGACTTGACGGTGTCGCCATACGTCATTCCGCCGAATGGCTTTGTGCTTGGCTCGGTGCGTGAATGGATCGAGTTTGGTCCATACTGCGGCTTTATTTCTACGCGAACAACGTATGCGCGGATGGGGTTGCTCTTCTCTGTTTCGAATTATGCCAATCCGGGATACAAGGGAAATCTGCCGCTCGCGATAGCCAACTTGAGTGGACTGCCAGTTACACTCACGAAAGGGTTGAGGGTTGCTCAGGTAGTCTTTCTTCGGACTGGCGAAGTGGAACGACCATATAGCCAACTGCCAGATGCGAAATATTTGGGTGAGCGGGGAGTGAGCTTGCCTAAGCCGCACTTGGATAGAGAGATTCAGCAGGCTCTGTCGTCTTTGGGGTTGCGTGGCTGGCGAATGCGCGAAGCGCAGCGTTTGATCGACGAGAAGACTGATAAGATAGCGGAGACAGTTGTTGGTCAGTTCACTCGTTCAGTGGAGTGA
- a CDS encoding IS5 family transposase, with amino-acid sequence MRGRPKQQTTLFSLRTPGDRVPAAHPLRRVKDMADAALAALSPTFDAMYSDTGRPSIPPEQLLKSCLLMAFYSVRSERLFCEQLDYNLLFRWFLDMGMEDASFDHSTFSQNRDRLLEHDVARRFFLAVMSQAQSAGLTSSEHFSVDGSLIEAWASLKSFRPKDEKKEPPDDKGNPTVNFHGQKRGNATHASTTDPEATLARKGNGKEARLAYSLNGVMENRNGLLVDLAVMPANGFAERDAAVMMLEGLKSRNARASVGADKGYDTADFVADCRRMGVTPHIAQTTDTRRRSAIDRRTTRPAGYALSQRIRKRIEEVWGWMKTVGGFRKTRFKGRERTELAAYLVGAAYNLVRMARLVAA; translated from the coding sequence ATGCGCGGACGGCCCAAGCAGCAGACGACGCTGTTCAGCTTGAGGACGCCGGGAGACCGAGTCCCGGCGGCCCATCCGCTGCGCAGGGTGAAGGACATGGCGGACGCCGCGCTGGCGGCGCTCTCGCCGACGTTTGATGCGATGTACAGCGACACCGGCCGGCCGAGCATCCCGCCGGAGCAGTTGCTGAAGTCCTGCTTGCTCATGGCGTTCTACTCGGTGAGAAGCGAGCGGCTCTTCTGCGAGCAGCTCGACTACAACCTCCTCTTCCGGTGGTTCCTCGACATGGGGATGGAGGACGCCTCCTTCGACCACAGCACCTTCTCGCAGAACCGGGACCGGCTCCTGGAGCACGACGTCGCCCGGAGATTCTTCCTGGCGGTGATGAGTCAGGCGCAAAGCGCGGGGCTGACCAGCAGCGAGCACTTCAGCGTGGATGGCAGCCTGATTGAGGCCTGGGCATCCCTGAAGTCGTTCCGCCCGAAGGACGAGAAGAAGGAGCCGCCCGACGACAAGGGCAACCCGACGGTGAACTTCCACGGGCAGAAGAGGGGCAACGCGACGCACGCCTCGACAACGGACCCGGAGGCAACGCTTGCGCGCAAGGGCAACGGCAAGGAGGCGCGGCTGGCCTACAGCCTCAATGGCGTCATGGAGAATCGCAACGGGCTGCTCGTGGACCTCGCGGTGATGCCGGCGAATGGCTTCGCCGAGCGCGACGCGGCGGTGATGATGCTCGAGGGGCTGAAGTCCCGAAACGCGCGCGCTTCGGTGGGGGCGGACAAGGGCTACGACACGGCGGACTTCGTCGCGGACTGCCGGCGCATGGGAGTGACGCCTCACATTGCGCAGACGACGGATACTCGACGGCGCTCGGCCATCGACAGGCGAACGACGAGGCCTGCCGGATACGCCCTCAGCCAGCGGATACGGAAACGAATCGAAGAAGTCTGGGGCTGGATGAAGACGGTGGGCGGCTTCCGTAAGACGCGCTTCAAAGGCAGGGAGCGGACGGAACTGGCGGCCTACCTGGTAGGCGCCGCGTACAACCTGGTGCGGATGGCGCGGCTGGTTGCCGCATAA
- a CDS encoding RNA polymerase sigma factor, with the protein MFVVPPPDRPVEERTDAELMLLASAGAEDAFAALVRRHLAQVQQFATRYLGDAAAGAETAQEALLKVWHARREFRPARPFSVYLYTVVRNLCRNQYRDRVRRKRHLTQEEGVTADSPLDTLLDVERRRRTLVALHELSPKLKEAVLLRFSQGLDYPEIARILDVPVSTVRSRVFLGIRQLRAHTQEDGE; encoded by the coding sequence ATGTTCGTCGTGCCGCCTCCAGACAGGCCGGTCGAGGAGCGCACTGACGCGGAGCTGATGCTCCTGGCCAGCGCGGGGGCAGAGGACGCCTTCGCGGCTCTCGTCCGGCGGCACCTGGCGCAGGTTCAGCAGTTCGCGACCCGCTACCTGGGCGACGCCGCCGCGGGGGCGGAGACCGCGCAAGAGGCCCTCCTCAAGGTCTGGCATGCGCGCCGGGAGTTCCGGCCAGCGCGTCCCTTCTCCGTCTATCTCTACACGGTGGTGCGCAACCTCTGTCGCAATCAGTATCGCGACCGCGTGCGCCGCAAGCGGCACCTCACACAGGAGGAGGGCGTCACTGCCGACTCCCCCCTCGACACCCTCCTCGACGTCGAGCGCCGCCGCCGCACCCTCGTGGCCCTGCATGAGCTGTCTCCCAAGCTGAAGGAGGCCGTGCTGCTGCGATTCAGCCAGGGGCTCGACTACCCCGAGATTGCTCGGATCCTCGATGTGCCTGTCAGCACCGTCCGCTCGCGCGTGTTTCTCGGCATCCGCCAACTGCGCGCGCACACCCAGGAGGATGGCGAATGA
- a CDS encoding anti-sigma factor family protein, whose translation MSAPCPDPMELLEWLDGESTLHRSRWLEGHLSGCASCRQEMNAQKQLVARLSAPPPPVDERDVQALMARLKDKPLRHPGAWWAPGWRAGLATACLAVTGVLCGYVVQAFSPLRPEFAARGGPFVAPLQRYVGVDLLSAGSPPVLLRPGAVLSPSTPLFARFRNLGETPAFLLLFARDAAGELHWLYPAYLTPGEDPRSVELPPSVRDTPMPEAVLLDQPALGPLQVFALVTSEPLRVLDVEALEKSPNLEPLLRARWPEAALTHWTLMLEKAP comes from the coding sequence ATGAGCGCCCCCTGTCCCGACCCCATGGAGCTGCTGGAATGGCTGGATGGCGAGAGCACCCTCCATCGTTCCCGGTGGCTCGAAGGCCACCTGTCCGGCTGCGCGTCCTGCCGCCAAGAGATGAACGCACAGAAGCAGTTGGTGGCCCGGCTGAGCGCGCCACCGCCCCCCGTGGATGAGCGCGATGTCCAAGCCCTCATGGCCCGTCTCAAGGACAAGCCTCTCCGCCACCCCGGGGCCTGGTGGGCACCAGGCTGGCGCGCGGGACTCGCCACGGCATGCCTGGCGGTGACAGGCGTCTTGTGTGGATATGTGGTGCAAGCGTTCTCCCCCCTCCGGCCGGAGTTCGCCGCGCGTGGCGGGCCATTCGTCGCGCCACTCCAACGGTATGTTGGCGTGGATCTGCTCTCCGCCGGCAGCCCACCCGTGCTGCTTCGTCCCGGAGCGGTCCTCTCGCCGTCGACCCCGCTCTTCGCGCGCTTCCGCAACCTGGGCGAGACGCCCGCTTTTCTCCTCCTCTTCGCCAGGGACGCAGCCGGCGAGCTTCACTGGCTCTACCCCGCGTACCTCACGCCGGGGGAGGACCCTCGCTCGGTCGAGCTTCCGCCCTCGGTACGCGACACCCCCATGCCGGAGGCGGTGCTGCTCGACCAGCCCGCGTTGGGCCCCTTGCAAGTCTTTGCGCTGGTGACGTCCGAGCCCCTCCGCGTCCTCGACGTGGAGGCGCTCGAGAAGAGCCCGAACCTGGAACCCCTCCTCCGCGCGCGTTGGCCGGAGGCCGCACTCACCCACTGGACGTTGATGCTCGAGAAGGCGCCATGA
- a CDS encoding caspase family protein: MNLSTAMKSLTYTLLLLPMLCLAETRERFVLIVGNNTSATLGRPRLQFADDDAAKYDTVFRVLAPGAYVRVLTELDKDTARLFPEVRQRAEPPTLARLQEAFEDISRRVRENTRQGRESELYFLFAGHGDVEQGKGFLELADGAFTSDALEEALSKVPVQRAHVVLDSCNSFFMLNPRKPGGRRYATPVDSAEALGRRLPNVGVLLSTSAEAEVYEWSELQSGIFSHAVRSGLLGAADGDGDGAVSYEELAAFVETASHEVKNPAFRPHVFARGPSGDNQVHLMESGVANGAVLDVGETEPVRLVVRDAEGLRWIDSHSEAGHRVHLRLPQAIRGGSVERVLADGSSERFGLPAEQGTLSSLVSVERMLEARGITDPLRMLFAQPFGPRALSDFRSAQAATPTAVYGISREDGDRMGLLLGQLGRQQRQSRHVEGALRLTGGAAMALAGGLNLRADGYKAATWSYLGASALLLGAGTWSLLSSTEGEEMEAEYRRALLTQEDHALVVARTEERLRSIAATEERNRFALKLTGAFVLATGAALTVWMEDVKPPLPENYGRALNRLAGPAFMIAGTSFLLDAFLQQSPAEHVLEAWSSGSAPREVPRMSFTLLPEGGAMLGMSGRF; the protein is encoded by the coding sequence ATGAATCTCTCCACGGCCATGAAGTCGCTCACGTACACGTTGCTCCTCCTCCCCATGCTCTGTCTGGCCGAAACGCGCGAGCGCTTCGTCTTGATTGTCGGCAACAACACGAGTGCCACCCTCGGACGCCCCCGGCTCCAGTTCGCGGACGATGACGCCGCCAAGTACGACACCGTCTTTCGGGTGCTCGCCCCGGGGGCATATGTGCGCGTGCTCACGGAGCTCGACAAGGACACCGCGCGGCTGTTTCCGGAGGTGCGGCAGCGGGCGGAGCCACCCACTCTCGCACGGCTTCAGGAGGCCTTCGAGGATATCTCGCGGCGCGTCCGGGAGAACACGCGCCAGGGACGGGAGAGTGAGCTGTATTTCCTCTTCGCCGGTCATGGGGATGTCGAGCAAGGAAAGGGATTCCTCGAGCTTGCCGATGGCGCCTTCACGTCCGACGCGCTCGAGGAGGCGCTGTCCAAGGTTCCGGTTCAACGGGCCCACGTGGTCCTCGACAGTTGCAACTCGTTCTTCATGCTCAACCCGCGCAAGCCCGGCGGCCGGCGCTACGCCACGCCCGTGGATTCCGCGGAGGCCCTGGGGCGCAGGCTCCCGAATGTCGGGGTGCTGCTCTCCACGAGCGCGGAGGCGGAGGTGTATGAGTGGTCGGAGCTCCAGTCCGGAATCTTCAGTCATGCGGTCCGCTCGGGGTTGCTCGGCGCGGCGGACGGGGACGGGGATGGGGCGGTCTCCTACGAAGAGCTGGCTGCCTTCGTGGAGACCGCCAGCCACGAAGTGAAGAACCCCGCCTTCCGCCCGCATGTGTTTGCCCGAGGTCCCTCGGGCGACAACCAGGTCCATCTGATGGAGTCCGGGGTCGCGAACGGCGCGGTGCTCGATGTGGGCGAGACAGAGCCCGTCCGGCTCGTTGTGCGGGATGCGGAGGGGCTGCGCTGGATAGACAGCCACAGCGAGGCGGGCCATCGTGTCCACTTGCGCCTGCCCCAGGCCATTCGCGGTGGGAGCGTCGAGCGGGTGCTCGCGGATGGGAGCTCCGAGCGCTTCGGGTTGCCTGCGGAACAGGGGACCCTCTCCTCACTCGTCTCCGTCGAGCGCATGCTGGAGGCGCGGGGAATCACGGACCCCCTGCGCATGCTCTTCGCTCAGCCGTTTGGCCCGCGGGCGCTTTCTGACTTCCGCAGTGCACAAGCGGCGACCCCCACTGCCGTGTACGGCATCTCGCGCGAGGACGGTGACCGCATGGGGTTGCTGCTGGGGCAACTGGGACGACAGCAGCGCCAGAGCAGACACGTCGAAGGTGCGCTCCGGCTCACGGGTGGCGCGGCAATGGCTCTGGCGGGAGGGCTCAACCTGCGGGCGGACGGGTACAAGGCCGCGACCTGGAGCTATCTGGGGGCAAGCGCGCTCCTCCTTGGGGCCGGGACATGGTCGCTGCTGAGCAGCACGGAGGGGGAGGAGATGGAAGCGGAGTATCGGCGGGCGCTCTTGACTCAGGAGGACCACGCCTTGGTGGTTGCGCGCACCGAAGAGCGCCTCCGGAGCATCGCGGCGACCGAGGAGCGCAACAGGTTTGCTCTCAAGTTGACGGGCGCCTTCGTACTCGCCACAGGTGCTGCCCTCACGGTGTGGATGGAGGACGTGAAGCCCCCGTTGCCGGAGAACTATGGTCGCGCCCTCAATCGGCTGGCAGGGCCGGCCTTCATGATCGCTGGGACGAGCTTCCTCCTGGACGCCTTCCTGCAACAGTCACCTGCCGAGCATGTCCTCGAAGCCTGGAGCTCCGGAAGCGCACCTCGCGAAGTGCCTCGGATGTCCTTCACGCTGCTCCCTGAGGGTGGGGCCATGCTGGGGATGTCGGGCCGATTCTGA
- a CDS encoding helix-turn-helix transcriptional regulator, giving the protein MAQLLTLLESEQFRVLDSRCQHPRAGPAEERGGDPGHLVLLRRGCFSYHRGLRRFVADPCHPRVDYRVGHPGAEGDDATVIKLAPELFDELWGRRGPDHPELGLSAAVHLRHARVCAALRDPVGDQLSREESVFALLEVAASDRQCAGAPVRGDRGARRRTVGRVRALLAAQLSANLSLDTVAREARCSPFHLMRLFHAETGLSLRAYRRQLRVFTALGRLGEGERDLARLALELGFSHHSHLSQSVRQVLGLSPARLRAELRRGARRFLTAGRRSRL; this is encoded by the coding sequence ATGGCCCAGCTCCTGACCCTCCTCGAGTCCGAGCAATTCCGCGTGCTCGACTCGCGCTGCCAGCATCCGCGCGCGGGGCCCGCGGAGGAGCGGGGCGGCGACCCGGGACACCTGGTGCTGCTGCGCCGCGGCTGCTTCAGCTACCACCGGGGGCTGCGGCGCTTCGTCGCCGACCCCTGCCATCCTCGCGTGGACTATCGGGTCGGCCATCCGGGCGCGGAGGGAGACGATGCGACGGTCATCAAGCTCGCACCGGAGCTCTTCGACGAGCTGTGGGGCCGGCGTGGCCCGGACCATCCGGAGCTGGGGCTGAGCGCCGCGGTGCATCTGCGCCATGCGCGCGTGTGTGCCGCGCTGCGCGACCCGGTCGGAGACCAGCTCTCGCGTGAGGAGAGTGTGTTCGCACTTCTCGAAGTGGCTGCTTCGGACAGGCAGTGCGCGGGGGCCCCTGTGCGCGGAGACCGGGGCGCACGTCGCCGCACCGTCGGCCGCGTGCGCGCGCTGCTCGCGGCCCAGCTTTCGGCGAACCTCTCTCTCGACACCGTGGCGCGGGAGGCTCGCTGCTCGCCCTTCCACCTCATGCGCCTCTTCCATGCGGAGACGGGGCTGTCCCTGCGCGCCTACCGTCGCCAGCTTCGGGTGTTCACGGCGCTGGGTCGGCTCGGCGAGGGCGAGCGGGACCTTGCACGGCTCGCGCTGGAACTGGGCTTCTCGCACCACAGCCACCTCTCGCAGAGCGTGCGACAGGTGCTGGGCCTCAGCCCTGCGCGCCTGCGTGCCGAGCTGCGGCGGGGGGCGCGCAGGTTTCTGACAGCGGGGCGGCGCTCACGCCTCTAG
- a CDS encoding prolyl hydroxylase family protein — MSPLLPDPDEALDERNPLVITVDDLLNAEECQALVARIEESGPTAAPITTAAGFVMRPDIRNNTRVMFDDYELADLLFQRIKPHVPPRLEREWELCGTNERLRCYRYEAGQYFAPHFDGAFVRHRDERSLLTFMVYLNDGMDGGATNFLYLERAVTPRRGAALLFNHHLYHEGAAVTAGLKYALRTDLMYRRIRE, encoded by the coding sequence ATGTCGCCCCTGCTGCCGGACCCCGATGAAGCGCTGGATGAGCGCAATCCGCTGGTCATCACCGTCGACGACCTGCTCAACGCCGAGGAGTGCCAGGCGCTGGTGGCGCGAATCGAGGAGTCCGGGCCGACGGCGGCGCCCATCACCACCGCCGCTGGCTTCGTGATGCGGCCCGACATCCGGAACAACACCCGGGTGATGTTCGACGACTACGAGCTGGCGGACCTGCTGTTCCAGCGAATCAAGCCCCACGTTCCGCCCCGGCTGGAGCGCGAGTGGGAGCTGTGCGGGACGAACGAGCGGCTGCGCTGCTACCGCTACGAGGCGGGGCAATACTTCGCCCCGCACTTCGACGGAGCCTTCGTGCGGCACCGGGACGAGCGAAGCCTGCTCACCTTCATGGTGTACCTGAACGACGGCATGGACGGAGGCGCGACAAACTTCCTCTATTTGGAGCGCGCCGTGACGCCGCGCAGGGGCGCCGCGCTGCTCTTCAATCACCACCTGTACCACGAGGGGGCGGCAGTCACGGCGGGCCTGAAGTACGCACTGCGCACGGACCTGATGTATCGGCGCATCCGCGAGTGA
- a CDS encoding sigma 54-interacting transcriptional regulator: protein MSTTPDPEVLLPMLRRKLVILSGSDAGRSFSLQVRNYRLGTDPACDIVLNDRTVSRQHLSLEVREDRVLARDLGSRNGSFCERMRFRELELRMGAIVRLGATELKVVPTEVREHIIPLSSDTWFGGLVGGSRRMREVFTLLQRLAAGDADVLIQGETGTGKELCAAGIHAASPRSRGPFSIVDVAGITPSLVESELFGHVKGAFTGAHSERPGAFEQADGGTVFLDEVGELPLEFQPRLLRVLEGRQVKRVGANEYRTVNVRVVAATHRDLEADVKAGRFREDLFHRLAVLRVTLPPLRERPEDIPLLVDTMLERLGRPPSALSEQTRALLEQYPWPGNVRELRNVVQRVVNLGEQALPEMSASERARFTSVELEMPFKEAKERLIDGFERDYLKNLLERCGGNISRASREAGLARLYVRKLLKKYGLHASKDSE, encoded by the coding sequence ATGAGCACGACCCCCGATCCGGAGGTCCTGCTGCCCATGCTTCGAAGGAAGCTCGTCATCCTGTCGGGGAGCGACGCGGGCCGCAGCTTCTCGCTCCAGGTCCGGAACTACCGGCTGGGGACGGATCCCGCGTGTGACATCGTCCTGAATGATCGGACCGTCTCCCGGCAGCACTTGTCCCTGGAGGTGAGAGAGGATCGGGTGCTGGCGCGGGACCTGGGGTCTCGCAACGGCTCGTTCTGCGAGCGCATGCGCTTCCGGGAGCTGGAGCTGCGCATGGGCGCCATCGTCAGGCTGGGCGCCACCGAGCTGAAGGTCGTCCCCACGGAGGTGCGCGAGCACATCATCCCGCTCTCGTCGGACACCTGGTTCGGGGGGCTGGTGGGGGGCAGCCGGCGGATGCGCGAGGTCTTCACCCTGCTGCAGCGGCTGGCGGCGGGGGACGCGGACGTCCTCATCCAAGGCGAGACAGGGACGGGCAAGGAGCTGTGCGCGGCGGGCATCCACGCGGCCAGCCCGCGCAGCCGGGGGCCGTTCAGCATCGTGGATGTCGCGGGCATCACCCCCTCGCTGGTGGAGTCCGAGCTCTTCGGCCACGTGAAGGGCGCGTTCACCGGAGCCCACTCGGAGCGGCCTGGGGCCTTCGAGCAGGCGGATGGAGGCACCGTCTTCCTGGACGAGGTGGGGGAGCTGCCGCTGGAGTTCCAGCCGCGCCTGCTGCGAGTGCTGGAGGGGCGCCAGGTGAAGCGGGTGGGCGCCAACGAGTACCGCACCGTGAACGTGCGGGTGGTGGCGGCGACGCACAGGGACTTGGAGGCGGACGTCAAGGCGGGCCGGTTCCGCGAGGACCTGTTCCACCGGCTCGCGGTGCTGCGGGTGACGCTGCCGCCGCTGCGCGAGCGCCCCGAGGACATCCCGCTGTTGGTGGACACGATGCTGGAGCGGCTGGGCCGGCCCCCCAGCGCGCTGTCCGAGCAGACGCGGGCCTTGCTGGAGCAGTACCCGTGGCCCGGCAACGTGCGCGAGCTGCGCAACGTGGTCCAGCGCGTGGTGAACCTGGGAGAGCAGGCGCTGCCGGAGATGTCCGCCTCGGAGCGAGCGCGCTTCACCAGCGTCGAGCTGGAGATGCCGTTCAAGGAGGCCAAGGAGCGCCTCATCGATGGCTTCGAGCGCGACTATCTCAAGAACCTGCTGGAGCGCTGCGGGGGCAACATCTCACGGGCCTCGCGTGAAGCGGGCCTCGCGCGGCTCTATGTGCGCAAGCTGCTCAAGAAGTACGGGCTGCACGCGAGCAAGGATTCGGAGTGA